Proteins encoded together in one Terriglobus saanensis SP1PR4 window:
- a CDS encoding CehA/McbA family metallohydrolase, whose protein sequence is MKTFRARLLRFLVFAGTASLTLHSQSNESKPDLTLHGTVTRADFMHYRELPFTVPAGVTRLSAELSYTDKDKRTSIDLGLLDNERFRGWSGGNKSFFTLSDTDATPSYLPGSIRPGTWKILLGIPSIRPGITSHYEVKIWFGHATDATAVSTFSREPLRAGPAWYRGDLHMHDAHSDGSCTSQSGKKIPCPLYRTVEAAAARGLDFIAITDHNTTAHFDDLRELQPAFDQLLLIPGREITTFLGHANVFGTTAPIDFRLTDTVPNFNALLDQVQQLHGLLSINHPAQPSGESCMGCGWTAPNTDWSRIRVLEAVNGGITSGPLAGIPFWQTKLNAGFRIVGIAGSDNHNSSASPEHATSIGYPTTVVYAENLSERAILDGIRAGHVFIDIQGTKRRGMEWSATADVEHVATAAQMGDLLGATTGHQVRFTLKLHHVKGASPVILCDGKAVDWLPTKPAEDEEDERGGTWQSDGEPHWVRVDVRGPDGSLWLMGNPIYFNPR, encoded by the coding sequence ATGAAAACCTTCCGCGCTCGTCTGCTTCGTTTCCTGGTGTTTGCTGGAACGGCTTCACTTACGCTTCACTCACAATCCAACGAATCCAAGCCCGACCTCACCCTCCACGGCACCGTCACCCGCGCGGACTTCATGCACTACCGCGAACTTCCCTTCACCGTCCCCGCAGGCGTCACGCGCCTCTCCGCCGAACTCTCCTATACGGACAAAGATAAGCGAACCAGCATCGATCTCGGCCTGCTCGACAACGAACGCTTTCGCGGCTGGAGTGGCGGCAACAAGAGCTTCTTCACCCTCTCCGATACCGACGCAACGCCCAGCTACCTCCCCGGCTCCATCCGTCCCGGAACGTGGAAGATCCTGCTCGGCATTCCCAGCATTCGCCCGGGTATTACCAGTCATTACGAGGTAAAGATCTGGTTTGGGCATGCAACGGACGCAACAGCCGTCTCCACCTTCAGCCGCGAACCTCTCCGCGCGGGTCCGGCCTGGTATCGCGGCGACCTGCATATGCACGATGCCCACTCGGACGGCAGCTGCACCTCGCAGTCGGGCAAAAAGATCCCCTGCCCGCTCTACCGCACCGTCGAAGCGGCTGCCGCGCGCGGGCTCGACTTCATCGCCATCACCGACCACAACACCACCGCGCATTTCGACGACCTGCGCGAGTTGCAACCGGCCTTCGATCAGCTGCTCCTCATTCCCGGGCGTGAGATCACGACCTTCCTCGGTCACGCTAACGTCTTCGGCACGACCGCTCCCATCGACTTCCGCCTCACGGACACCGTTCCGAACTTCAACGCTCTGCTCGATCAGGTCCAGCAGCTCCACGGTCTCCTCTCCATCAACCACCCCGCACAACCAAGCGGCGAATCCTGCATGGGCTGTGGTTGGACCGCGCCCAACACCGACTGGAGCCGCATCCGCGTCCTCGAAGCCGTGAACGGCGGCATCACCTCCGGTCCACTTGCGGGCATTCCCTTCTGGCAGACGAAGCTGAACGCGGGATTTCGTATCGTGGGCATCGCGGGCAGCGACAACCACAACAGCTCTGCTTCGCCCGAACACGCCACCTCCATCGGCTATCCCACCACCGTCGTCTACGCGGAGAACCTCTCAGAGCGCGCCATCCTCGACGGCATTCGCGCGGGCCACGTTTTTATCGACATCCAGGGAACGAAGAGGCGCGGCATGGAGTGGAGCGCCACCGCTGACGTGGAACACGTAGCCACTGCGGCGCAGATGGGCGACCTCCTCGGAGCTACCACCGGGCACCAGGTGCGCTTCACGCTGAAGCTGCATCACGTCAAGGGGGCTTCCCCCGTGATCCTCTGCGATGGCAAAGCCGTGGATTGGCTTCCCACGAAGCCTGCGGAAGACGAAGAGGACGAGCGGGGCGGAACGTGGCAGAGCGATGGCGAGCCCCACTGGGTGCGTGTGGACGTTCGCGGACCCGACGGTTCGCTCTGGCTGATGGGCAATCCGATCTATTTCAACCCGCGCTAG
- the frr gene encoding ribosome recycling factor: MASQMANIPALKELQGQIQTRMNKTVDDFRASLVGVRTGRASVHMLDAIRVDYYGSEMPVNQLATVSTPEATLIVVSPFDPTVVPMIEKAIRNSGQGFNPMHDGKVIRIPIPPMTEERRKEAVKQLASVLEDHKTSIRNIRRDGNDTIKKATKDKLISADDEKRAMEETQAMTDTEIKRVEDLFKAKEKEVLSL; the protein is encoded by the coding sequence ATGGCATCGCAGATGGCAAATATTCCCGCTCTTAAAGAACTTCAGGGCCAGATCCAGACACGCATGAACAAGACGGTGGACGACTTCCGCGCCAGCCTGGTGGGCGTTCGCACCGGCCGCGCCAGCGTCCACATGCTGGACGCCATCCGTGTGGACTACTACGGCAGCGAGATGCCGGTGAACCAGCTTGCAACGGTGAGTACACCCGAAGCGACCCTCATCGTCGTCTCCCCCTTCGACCCCACCGTCGTTCCCATGATCGAAAAGGCCATCCGCAACTCGGGCCAGGGCTTCAACCCGATGCACGATGGCAAGGTGATCCGCATCCCCATTCCTCCCATGACGGAAGAGCGCCGCAAGGAAGCCGTAAAGCAGCTCGCCAGCGTTCTGGAAGACCACAAGACCTCGATCCGCAACATCCGCCGCGATGGCAACGACACCATCAAGAAGGCCACCAAGGACAAGCTCATCTCCGCCGACGACGAAAAGCGCGCGATGGAAGAGACCCAGGCCATGACGGACACGGAGATCAAGCGCGTCGAAGATCTATTCAAAGCCAAGGAAAAAGAAGTTCTCTCGCTGTAA
- a CDS encoding type II toxin-antitoxin system HicA family toxin, producing MGTLSNISGREAAAAFIRAGWFSRGQVGSHLVLTKEGQRANLSVPQHKELSVGTLRALIRNAGMSVEDFLKLL from the coding sequence ATGGGAACTCTTTCGAATATCTCCGGACGTGAAGCTGCCGCCGCGTTTATACGTGCGGGATGGTTTTCTCGTGGCCAAGTCGGAAGCCATCTGGTCTTGACCAAAGAGGGCCAACGCGCAAATCTGTCGGTCCCTCAACATAAAGAACTGTCCGTGGGCACTCTGCGCGCCCTGATACGGAATGCTGGCATGTCGGTTGAGGATTTCCTAAAACTTCTCTAG
- a CDS encoding type II toxin-antitoxin system HicB family antitoxin yields the protein MLFHVVLSKAEDGWVVAEVPALPGCVSQGVDDEEALANAKEAITAWLWAEDQKASENLPSDQRQMLVAV from the coding sequence ATGCTCTTCCATGTTGTGCTTTCGAAGGCAGAAGACGGTTGGGTTGTTGCCGAAGTTCCGGCTCTTCCTGGATGCGTTTCGCAGGGCGTGGATGACGAAGAAGCCCTCGCTAACGCGAAAGAAGCAATTACTGCGTGGCTATGGGCTGAGGATCAGAAGGCCTCGGAGAATCTTCCGAGCGATCAAAGACAGATGCTGGTCGCTGTCTGA